The genomic DNA GGTGTTTTCAATGTCTTTCTGCTGGGCTTCGTTCAGGGAGTCCCACTCGTCACTGTCGCGCAGGGCCTGGTAGGCAGCGCACAATTCCGCATTCTGACCCACTTCGGTGCCAAATTCGCTGAGCAGGGGTAGGCAGCTGTTGTAGGCATTGCGCAGGGCTTCATTCTGGGCCACCGCATTGAGATGCCCGGCAGGTCCGAAAGCCTTGCTCAGACGATCGTCTTCCTCATCCAGGGCCTGCACCAGATGGGCGTAATCGAACTTGCCGTCTGCCAGCACTTGCTGGATGCGGGCACGGCCATCGGCCACCAGTTGCTCCACGGCGGGCAGCACGTGCTCCGGCTGGATTTTGGAGAACGGGGGCAGTTCCGGGTAGTCAATCAGCGGGTTGTTGCTCATCGGTGTCTTGTCCTGCTTCGGTTGGCGCCGCTGGCAGGCGCTGGCGAGTGCTCTCGTCCGGCTGCAGCAGCGTCTGGAAAATCAGCCACTTGCTCAGCAGGAAAACGCCAAGCAAGATCAGTATGGCAATCAGTATACGGGTGGGTGGCTTGTTCATGAGCCTCCCTGACGATGACATTCAGCTATCGAGTTTATCAGTGATGGGGATTCGCCGCTTTGAAGACAAGGCCCCGCAGTTGGGCGAACGGGTATTTGTCGACCCGGATGCCACCGTGATCGGTGACGTAACCCTCGGGGACGACTGTTCCGTCTGGCCGCGGGCGGTGATCCGCGGCGACATGCATGCCATCCGCATCGGTGCCCGGGTCAGCATTCAGGATAACGCGGTACTGCACATCACCCACGATTCCCGTTTCAACCCGGGCGGCTTCGCCCTGCAGATCGGCGACGATGTGACCCTCGCCCACCAGGCCATGTTGCACGGCTGCACCCTGGGTAACCGGGTGATGGTGGGCATGCAGGCGATCATCATGGATGGCGCCGTGGTGGAAGACGATGTCATCATCGCCGCCGGTTCCCTGGTGGGCCCCGGAAAACGGCTGGAAAGCGGTTACCTCTACCGCGGCCAACCGGCCCGTCAGGTCCGTGCGCTCACCGGGGAAGAAAAAGAATTCCTTCCCTACGTGGCCGGGAATTATGTGCGGCTGAAGGATCGGTATCTGGGGGCGTCAAGCGACAGCACCGTGCTGTAGGAGCGTCGCTGGCGGCGCGATTCGGACCTTGAATTTATTGTAGGAGCACCGCTTGAGGTGCGAACCGAGCGCAGCGAGGCGACAAAGATCAATCTAACTGCCATTCTTTTCTGAAACCTGTCGAACCCTGACATTCCTGATCGCCCTGCGGGCGATTTCCTTGCTTGCTACGCAAGGTTCGCGGCTCAAGCGATAGTATTCGCTACGCTCACCCTTCGGGCCGCACTGCACTACGTGCGTTACTCCGCTACGCTCCGTTCCTACAGCGGCTTCGTAGAAATGCCGGGGTCCGGGGGAACTTTCCAGTCTTTCCCTATCCAGCGAGCGTAGCTTGTCGCTAAATCCTCCACATAAACGACATATTCCCGAAACTCAGAATATCGTCGCTTTTGCGGATCGGTGACGATGACCCCTGCAAGGTCAGGGTGAAGGAAAAATCGTCCAGGCTGATGCCGCCGCCCAGTACCAGCCCGAGAATGCCGTTGCGAGATTCCACGTCATAGGGACCACTGTGTTCTTCCAGATAGGAATAGCCGATGTATTCGCCAAAGCTGGCAACAAAGATTTCCCAGCCAAACCCCTCACCATCGAACAAGCCCACCAGGGAACCAGCCGTACCAATACCCGCATAATCAGGGATAAAGTTGCGAGGTAGATTCTCGCCAATACGCCAAAAGCCACCGACCTTGGCGGTGCCATTGAAGTTATTGGCATCCACCCCCCAGGCATAACCCACTTCACTTTCCAGCGAGCGACCACTGTAGCGCACTAGACGGTGGGCATGGAGAAAGTACGCCCCACCAATCAGATCGGAACCAAGCTGATTATCCCAGCCTTGCGGCTCCGTGGAACCCGTCACTTTATGCACCACTTTCTGCGACTGCTCAGCACCGGAATCCGGCCCCACAACGCCAACACGCACCCCGTAGCCAAACAGATTATTTCCATTCCAGCTGAACAGTCCCAGCTCCAGATTGCTGTACCCCACGTAGGGCAGATCATTGAAATCCGGCATCTCACGACTGATGTCCGACGGGGTGATCATGATCTGTTCCAGGCTCAGGGTCAGGGCATGCTTTTCATCCTCCAGACTGATACCGGGCAGCGGGTCCAGGGCGGCGGCCAGGCCACAGGTGAAAGTGCCATTTCGATCGCAGCGCTCGTGCGCATCACCCACCCAACTGATTCGCACACCATTGGTGTACTGGCCATCGGAACCGACAAACAGATCGTTATCCCAGGAAAACCCGAAGGTGGATGCCCGGACTGTCAGCGGCAGCAGGCAAGAAAAAATCAACAGAACGCGCAGGGAAATAACCATACTTCTCCCGGGAAGCAGAACTGCCCCGCTATATTCTTCAGAAACGCCACCGCCGCTGCATGACCAGAAAGGCAAACGATGCAGACCAGGTGATCAGTATCAGTCCGTTCAGGGCCTCAACGCCGGCAATCAGTCGCAACGTCCCAAGAGGATACAGGTCACCAAGGCCCAGTGAGGTATAGCAGGCGGTGGAAAAATACAGGTGATCCAGGAAACTGCCATCTACCGTACCGGCCAGGTTCATGGCGGTATCGCCACGGTCCAGAATCAGGTAGGCCCACGCATAAAGCGTCACCTCCAGCATATGGGC from Alcanivorax sp. includes the following:
- a CDS encoding gamma carbonic anhydrase family protein; this translates as MGIRRFEDKAPQLGERVFVDPDATVIGDVTLGDDCSVWPRAVIRGDMHAIRIGARVSIQDNAVLHITHDSRFNPGGFALQIGDDVTLAHQAMLHGCTLGNRVMVGMQAIIMDGAVVEDDVIIAAGSLVGPGKRLESGYLYRGQPARQVRALTGEEKEFLPYVAGNYVRLKDRYLGASSDSTVL
- a CDS encoding lipid A deacylase LpxR family protein, with product MVISLRVLLIFSCLLPLTVRASTFGFSWDNDLFVGSDGQYTNGVRISWVGDAHERCDRNGTFTCGLAAALDPLPGISLEDEKHALTLSLEQIMITPSDISREMPDFNDLPYVGYSNLELGLFSWNGNNLFGYGVRVGVVGPDSGAEQSQKVVHKVTGSTEPQGWDNQLGSDLIGGAYFLHAHRLVRYSGRSLESEVGYAWGVDANNFNGTAKVGGFWRIGENLPRNFIPDYAGIGTAGSLVGLFDGEGFGWEIFVASFGEYIGYSYLEEHSGPYDVESRNGILGLVLGGGISLDDFSFTLTLQGSSSPIRKSDDILSFGNMSFMWRI
- a CDS encoding ion channel; the protein is MSEVLFASMVSLGMVLTTVTLHYWTLAGLSALLKRWSGFRGEILLVVMVMFVAHMLEVTLYAWAYLILDRGDTAMNLAGTVDGSFLDHLYFSTACYTSLGLGDLYPLGTLRLIAGVEALNGLILITWSASFAFLVMQRRWRF